The window ACGGCTGTGCCAAAGGCGATCTCAATACCGCTTTAGGTGAGTGCATGGCCATTGAAAATGCGATGGATGTGGCGCCATTGGTTGAGCTTGCTAAACAAGCACAGGAGAAGGGCGATATCGCACCTCTGGAAAATTTAGCTGAGCAGCCTGTATGGATATTTCATGGTACTACCGATAACCGGGTGAACGATAAGGTTACCCAGGCAAGTGCGGACCTTTATACGCGACTTGGTGCAACACCAGTAACCGAATTTAACATCAAGGCCGGGCATGGCTTTCCAACCGAAACTAATGGCGTTCAATGTGACAGCACCGAAGCACCATTTATTAACCAATGTGGTTATGACGCCGCCGGCACTTTGTTAACCCATTTATATGGCGAATTAAATAGCAAGTCTGAGGCGGCAACGGGTGAACTGGTGGCAATCAATCAGGCCGATTTTGTCACCGGAGATGCGGGTAATACCCTGGCAGAGACCGGTTATGCCTATGTACCAACTAGTTGCGCTACTGGAGAAGAGTGTCGTATCCATATCGCCTTGCATGGATGTAAGCAAAATGAAGAAGCTATTGATAAAGCCTTTATCAAGGATACCGGCTACAACGCCTGGGCCGATACCAATAATATCGTCGTGCTTTACCCGCAAACCAAATCCAGCTTTGCACCTTTAAACCCCAATGCTTGTTGGGATTGGTGGGGTTACACCGGTGCTGAATACCAGTCCCGCGATGGCGCACAAATGCAGCATGTGATGAATATGGTTGCCGGACTTTCTGAAGCGCTTTAATATCAGGAAGGGGGTCAGAACTTGAATCGAAAATGTATATGTATCCGATTCATGCTCTGACCCCATGACCCTTTTTTCATCGCCATATATCAAGAATAAAACAATAACCATGCAGACAAATTCCACAGCACAGACTCAAGCTAATCCATCAGCATCTCCCTTTAATATCGTTATTTTAGGCGGCGGCTCCGCCGGTTGGATGACCGCAGCGGCGCTTGCCAATACCCTGCCGAGCAATCATTTCAACATCCGTCTGGTGGAATCCGAGCAGATTGGTACTGTATCGGTTGGCGAAGCAACCATTCCCGGCATTCACGACTTCAACCGTTTTTTAAACATTAACGAGCAGGAGTTGATCAAGGCCACTAATGCCACGTTTAAACTAGGCATTGAGTTTGAAGGCTGGACTAAAGGTAGCAAATATGTGCATCCATTCGGCCCTTATGGCCTGAATAAAAATGGCGTTCCGTTTCATCAAATGTGGTTAAAAGCCAAGCTTGCCGGTGAAGATGTTGCTGAGTTAGTGAAATACAATATGGAAGGGATGGCAGCGCAGAAGAATAAGTTTAGCCCTAAACTGAATATCCCGAACTTTCCTATCGAGCACCTGAACTACGCCTTTCACCTCGATGCAGTGGCCTATGCCAAATACCTGCGTCAATACGCCGAGCAACGCGGCGTTGAGCGCATTGAAGGAAAATTTGAGCAGGCGCGCTTAAACAGCGATGGCTTTATTCAATCCTTAACCCTTACCGATGGCCGGGAAATTCCAGGTGACTTCTTTATCGATTGCTCCGGCTTTAAAGCCCTGCTTATCGAGAAAACCTTACATGCCTGTTATGAAGACTGGCGTCACTGGCTACCATGCGATAGCGCCGTTGCAATTCAGTCGAAAAGCCAGCCACAGATTAACTCCTATACCAAAGCCATCACCCATGAAAATGGCTGGCGCTGGCAAATCCCATTGCAAAACAGAATGGGTAATGGTCTGGTTTATTCAAGCCGTTTTATGTCGGCAGACGAGGCGGTAGAAAAGCTGCAATCTTTGGTGAAAGAAGAACTGATTACCGAGCCAAATCATTTGCGTTGGGTTAATGGTTGTCGCCCTGAGCCGTGGAGAAAGAATTGTCTGGCCATTGGCCTTTCCGCAGGCTTTATCGAACCGCTGGAATCCACCGGCCTGCAGCTGATTCAATCGGCGATATTCCGATTATTGAGCTTGTTCCCGGATAAAAACTTTAATCAGTCGAATATCGATACTTACAACCGTTTTGCCAATGCCGAAATCAAATCAATCCGCGATTTTGTGATCCTCCATTACAAGCAAACCGATAACGATCACAGTCCGTTTTGGAACTATTGTCGCAATATGGATGTGCCGGACTCATTGAAAAATAAGATGGAAATGTACCAGCAAAACGGCAACCTGTTCCGCGAAAACAACGAGCTGTTTAGCGAGCTAAACTGGTTATCCGTATTGAACGGGCAGGGCATGTTACCGAAAACCACACACCCGCTAACCCAACAATTCAGCAATCAGGAAATCATGTCTGAGCTACAGCAAATCGAAAATGCCTATTCCCGCATCGTCGACAGCTTGCCAAGCCATGATGAATTCCTGGCAATGTTAGCGTAAAGCCTAACCGGGGTCAGATTAACTAGGGTCACCCATTAGAAAGCTCCGGTCAAGAACGCAGCCGTGTTTTCTTACTCTTTTTAATGGCAAGTACAGGGTTAAAGCTTCAACTCATTGATATTAGTGAATATGCACCTAATTTATGACAATTATTTGGTGTAAATATGCACCAGTCACCCATCTGAATTTAGGCGATTTAGGCAAGCATCAATGATGTTTGCCTAAGGCCCTTAACTTGCGTTTCAGTCATCGTTTAGTACCAACCCCTGGTCCAGTTCCTGGCAAAGCCTTAAGCTCTGCTCAATAACAAATCTTTGGTTATGTAATGGCATCCAACCCTAAATGGCTCCCGGCGTTGGGCATATTTAACAAATCAATATTGAGCGGTTGATGCGAAGGCCTAATCAGATCTTATGGTTTTTCCAACCCCAGTATTAACTCAACGCATCAACCTAAATCATCATAATGTCATTAACTGAATGCTTTGTTATCCTCGAATGCTACGTTACTTTTAAGTACGTGGTAACAAGCTCTCGCGAGCTTATGAGCAACCGTTTTAAGGGCGATGTTGCGATTCGTTCTAGCCAGTTTTCGCTGATAGTACTTTTTTATTGCCGGGTTGTATCGCATAGCAAAATTGGCCGCTTCTATAAACGCCCACGCTAGATAACGGTTACCATTTTTTATATTCGTGGAGCCTTTTTTCTTACCGTTACTTGTCCTGCTGCCATTTACGCAGCGACAATACGAGGCGAAGTTACCCGCACTTGCAAACCGTTCTATCGTTCCTGTTTCTAACATGATGGTCAGCGCAAGCACCTTGCCGATACCATCAATGCTGGTCAGTAAACGAAATTCAGGAGACAGCGATACTTGCTTTAAAACCTGTGATTCTATGTGCTTAATCTGTTGCTGTGCACAGCGCAATAACGCTAGGTTTGAATAGACGGCAGTACTGGTATGTGCCGAAGAGAATGTTTGGTTGATATCATCGATATTCGTCTCTTCAAAGCACTGGGCCATTTGCTTAATTTTATTGCTGCTTGGTTTATAACCCAGGTGGCGCATATAGCAACTTTGGATGGATAACAAATTCTTTGTCGATTGCTGTACGATATCCATTCGCTTGCGCATCAGGTCTCGCACGCTTCGCATTTCTTTTGGGTATATATAGCCTTCAGGCAACACATCAAGCCGTAGCATTTCAGCAAGCCATCGGGCATCCGTTTTATCGTCAGCGTGCTTGAGTCCTGAATATTGTTGAATCGCACTGGGATTAGCTAAGTGCATTTGGAAACCATCTTCCATCAAAGCATCGACAAGCCAGTACCAGTTAAAGGTCGACTCCACAACGAGTCCGGTCAAATCATTTTTGTAGGGTTTTAAGAATGATTGAATAACCGTTAAATCGTTATCTAGCCTTTTGGTCAACAACTTTTCACCGTTACCATTTACAATAGCAATAACACAATTGTTTGAATGCAAATCAATTCCACCATATAGTTTCATCATAAGCTCCTCTCGATACTGTTTATGTTTTGGTCAACACAACTGTATCGATTACAAGAGGAGCTTTCTATATGATTATCAGATCTTGAATTACGCACTTGCTGCGAAATTCAAGATCTGACCCCAAAACCTTATCGCGACTTATCCGCGATTTTCAGAGGTAAATCCTTTTAATGCTTCAGATAAACCTTCGATGTCTTCAGCGCCAGCTGGAACGGTTAAGCTGGAACCGGTTAAGTCATCACCGATAGGCTCAGCGTTACCGCCTAAGCAGTTTGCCAGGAAGCCTTCAGCAACACCGTAGAACGCCAGTCTATTCTCAGGTCGTGCAAATCCATGACCTTCATCAGGGAATAATGCGTAGGTAACTGGAATATTTTTGGCCTTCATGGCATCAACGATTTGATCGGACTCAGCCTGTTTCACTCTTGGGTCATTTGCGCCCTGGCCGATTAATAGCGGCTTAACGATATTGTCCACACTGTTTAGCGGTGATGCTTTCTTCAGTATTGCCAGACCTTCTTCGGTATTTGGATCGCC is drawn from Thalassotalea sp. PS06 and contains these coding sequences:
- a CDS encoding tryptophan halogenase family protein; translated protein: MQTNSTAQTQANPSASPFNIVILGGGSAGWMTAAALANTLPSNHFNIRLVESEQIGTVSVGEATIPGIHDFNRFLNINEQELIKATNATFKLGIEFEGWTKGSKYVHPFGPYGLNKNGVPFHQMWLKAKLAGEDVAELVKYNMEGMAAQKNKFSPKLNIPNFPIEHLNYAFHLDAVAYAKYLRQYAEQRGVERIEGKFEQARLNSDGFIQSLTLTDGREIPGDFFIDCSGFKALLIEKTLHACYEDWRHWLPCDSAVAIQSKSQPQINSYTKAITHENGWRWQIPLQNRMGNGLVYSSRFMSADEAVEKLQSLVKEELITEPNHLRWVNGCRPEPWRKNCLAIGLSAGFIEPLESTGLQLIQSAIFRLLSLFPDKNFNQSNIDTYNRFANAEIKSIRDFVILHYKQTDNDHSPFWNYCRNMDVPDSLKNKMEMYQQNGNLFRENNELFSELNWLSVLNGQGMLPKTTHPLTQQFSNQEIMSELQQIENAYSRIVDSLPSHDEFLAMLA
- a CDS encoding PHB depolymerase family esterase gives rise to the protein MILINKTMAKEKTITNSIMALTLVLSTSACSDSEQAAQSTKQATAASSQQQVESKINLTLEQTTVSGLSSGAYMAHQLHIAYSDKIKGAALLAGGPYGCAKGDLNTALGECMAIENAMDVAPLVELAKQAQEKGDIAPLENLAEQPVWIFHGTTDNRVNDKVTQASADLYTRLGATPVTEFNIKAGHGFPTETNGVQCDSTEAPFINQCGYDAAGTLLTHLYGELNSKSEAATGELVAINQADFVTGDAGNTLAETGYAYVPTSCATGEECRIHIALHGCKQNEEAIDKAFIKDTGYNAWADTNNIVVLYPQTKSSFAPLNPNACWDWWGYTGAEYQSRDGAQMQHVMNMVAGLSEAL
- a CDS encoding IS110 family transposase; this encodes MMKLYGGIDLHSNNCVIAIVNGNGEKLLTKRLDNDLTVIQSFLKPYKNDLTGLVVESTFNWYWLVDALMEDGFQMHLANPSAIQQYSGLKHADDKTDARWLAEMLRLDVLPEGYIYPKEMRSVRDLMRKRMDIVQQSTKNLLSIQSCYMRHLGYKPSSNKIKQMAQCFEETNIDDINQTFSSAHTSTAVYSNLALLRCAQQQIKHIESQVLKQVSLSPEFRLLTSIDGIGKVLALTIMLETGTIERFASAGNFASYCRCVNGSRTSNGKKKGSTNIKNGNRYLAWAFIEAANFAMRYNPAIKKYYQRKLARTNRNIALKTVAHKLARACYHVLKSNVAFEDNKAFS